The following are from one region of the Camelus ferus isolate YT-003-E chromosome 13, BCGSAC_Cfer_1.0, whole genome shotgun sequence genome:
- the EXTL1 gene encoding exostosin-like 1 isoform X1, which yields MPLLLLLPVALAMGGHMQSWRRKSLWLALSASWLLILLGVFPLLRLAVPARPRARASQGWPRWLDAELLQSFSQPGELLEDGPQPPQAPRGGSCNWGACFDASKCRDGGFKVFVYPAAGPISETRRRILASIEGSRYHTVSPAEACLLLLLSSDTPAGQCEPVPAQWDEGRNHLVLNLHPAPCPRTVQLGQAMVAKASPTVDTFRAGFDVALPLLPEAHPLRGGAPGQLQQHSPRPGVALLALAGERGRWHTAGTNSSACPWDGHCEQDHGPKQTPPGALLPSATFCLIPGRSPDAWHFLQALQAGCIPVLLSPHWELPFSEVIDWTKAAIVADERLPLQVLAALQEMPLTRVLALRQQTQFLWDAYFSSVEKVIHTTLEIIQDRIFGASARPSLLWNSPPGALLALPTFSTSPVDFPFYHLQQGSRPVGRFSALIWVEAPGQLPLKLIQVVAGSQHCAQILVLWSCEKPPPPRWPKTAVPLTVIGGHRKASDRFFPYSAVSTDAILSLDAHSSLSTSEVDFAFVVWQSFPERMVGFLTWSHFWDETRGGWGYTAEKANEFSMVLTSAAFYHRYYHTLFTHSLPRALRNLADETPTCADVLMNFLVAAVTKVPPIKVPYGSWHQEARPPLAPGSPGLRQEPQPAAQDCINQMAAAFGHMPLVSSHLRLDPVLYKDPVSVLRKKYRSLEKP from the exons ATGCCCCTGCTCCTCTTGCTTCCTGTAGCCCTGGCTATGGGTGGCCACATGCAGTCATGGAGAAGAAAGTCCCTCTGGCTGGCACTGTCGGCCTCCTGGCTGCTCATCCTGCTGGGAGTCTTCCCCCTTCTCCGCCTGGCAGTGCCTGCCAGACCCCGGGCAAGGGCTTCCCAAGGCTGGCCCCGCTGGCTGGACGCAGAGCTCCTGCAGAGTTTCTCCCAGCCTGGGGAGCTCCTGGAAGATGGCCCTCAACCTCCTCAAGCACCCCGTGGTGGCAGTTGCAACTGGGGAGCTTGCTTTGATGCCTCGAAGTGCAGAGATGGCGGCTTCAAGGTATTTGTGTACCCGGCAGCTGGACCCATCTCTGAGACTCGCCGCAGGATCCTGGCTTCCATTGAAGGCTCCCGCTACCACACGGTCAGCCCTGCCgaggcctgcctcctcctcctcctcagctcgGACACCCCGGCTGGACAGTGCGAGCCAGTGCCTGCACAATGGGATGAGGGCAGGAACCATCTGGTCCTCAATCTCCACCCAGCCCCTTGCCCCCGGACTGTCCAGCTGGGGCAGGCAATGGTGGCCAAGGCCAGCCCAACAGTGGATACCTTCCGGGCCGGCTTTGACGTGGCCCTCCCGCTTCTCCCTGAAGCCCACCCATTGCGAGGTGGGGCACCTGGCCAGCTGCAGCAGCACAGCCCCCGCCCCGGGGTGGCTCTGCTAGccctggcaggggagaggggccggtggcacacagcaggcaccaactcctctgcctgcccctgggATGGGCACTGTGAGCAGGACCATGGACCCAAGCA GACCCCCCCTGGGGCATTACTACCCAGTGCCACCTTCTGCCTCATCCCTGGCCGCAGTCCTGATGCCTGGCACTTCCTCCAAGCCCTACAG GCTGGCTGCATCCCTGTGCTTCTCAGCCCTCACTGGGAGCTGCCCTTCTCCGAGGTCATCGATTGGACCAAGGCAGCCATTGTAGCTGACGAGAGGCTCCCACTTCAG gTCCTGGCTGCCCTCCAGGAGATGCCCCTCACACGGGTCCTTGCCCTGCGTCAGCAGACCCAGTTTCTATGGGATGCCTACTTCTCCTCAGTGGAGAAGGTCATCCACACCACTCTGGAG ataattcAAGACCGGATCTTTGGAGCATCGGCTCGCCCCTCACTACTGTGGAACAGCCCTCCAGGGGcactcctggccctgcccactttTTCCACAAGCCCCGTGGACTTCCCCTTCTATCACCTGCAACAGG GCTCCCGCCCTGTGGGCAGGTTCAGTGCTCTGATCTGGGTGGAGGCTCCAGGCCAGCTCCCGCTGAAGCTCATCCAGGTGGTGGCAGGCTCCCAGCACTGTGCCCAG ATCTTGGTTCTCTGGAGCTGTGAGaagccacccccacccaggtggcCCAAGACAGCCGTGCCCCTGACAGTCATTGGTGGGCATAGGAAG GCCAGTGACCGCTTCTTCCCGTACAGTGCCGTCAGCACCGATGCCATCCTCAGCCTAGATGCCCACAGCAGTCTTTCCACAAGTGAG GTGGACTTCGCTTTTGTGGTGTGGCAGAGCTTCCCAGAGCGGATGGTCGGCTTTCTGACGTGGAGCCACTTCTGGGATGAGACCCGGGGTGGCTGGGGCTACACTGCAGAGAAGGCCAATGAATTCTCCATGGTTCTCACCTCAGCTGCCTTCTACCATAG GTATTACCACACCCTCTTCACCcactccctgcccagggctctgagGAACCTGGCAGATGAGACACCCACCTGTGCGGATGTCCTGATGAACTTCCTAGTAGCAGCAGTCACCAAGGTGCCCCCTATCAAGGTGCCCTACGGGTCGTGGCATCAGGAGGCCAGACCTCCACTG GCACCTGGGAGTCCGGGGCTCAGGCAGGAGCCGCAGCCCGCAGCCCAGGATTGCATCAACCAGATGGCGGCAGCGTTCGGCCACATGCCTCTGGTATCCTCTCACCTCCGTCTGGACCCAGTGCTCTACAAGGACCCGGTGTCCGTGCTGCGTAAGAAGTATCGCAGCCTGGAGAAGCCCTAG
- the EXTL1 gene encoding exostosin-like 1 isoform X2, translating to MPLLLLLPVALAMGGHMQSWRRKSLWLALSASWLLILLGVFPLLRLAVPARPRARASQGWPRWLDAELLQSFSQPGELLEDGPQPPQAPRGGSCNWGACFDASKCRDGGFKVFVYPAAGPISETRRRILASIEGSRYHTVSPAEACLLLLLSSDTPAGQCEPVPAQWDEGRNHLVLNLHPAPCPRTVQLGQAMVAKASPTVDTFRAGFDVALPLLPEAHPLRGGAPGQLQQHSPRPGVALLALAGERGRWHTAGTNSSACPWDGHCEQDHGPKQTPPGALLPSATFCLIPGRSPDAWHFLQALQAGCIPVLLSPHWELPFSEVIDWTKAAIVADERLPLQVLAALQEMPLTRVLALRQQTQFLWDAYFSSVEKVIHTTLEIIQDRIFGASARPSLLWNSPPGALLALPTFSTSPVDFPFYHLQQGSRPVGRFSALIWVEAPGQLPLKLIQVVAGSQHCAQILVLWSCEKPPPPRWPKTAVPLTVIGGHRKASDRFFPYSAVSTDAILSLDAHSSLSTSEVDFAFVVWQSFPERMVGFLTWSHFWDETRGGWGYTAEKANEFSMVLTSAAFYHRALRNLADETPTCADVLMNFLVAAVTKVPPIKVPYGSWHQEARPPLAPGSPGLRQEPQPAAQDCINQMAAAFGHMPLVSSHLRLDPVLYKDPVSVLRKKYRSLEKP from the exons ATGCCCCTGCTCCTCTTGCTTCCTGTAGCCCTGGCTATGGGTGGCCACATGCAGTCATGGAGAAGAAAGTCCCTCTGGCTGGCACTGTCGGCCTCCTGGCTGCTCATCCTGCTGGGAGTCTTCCCCCTTCTCCGCCTGGCAGTGCCTGCCAGACCCCGGGCAAGGGCTTCCCAAGGCTGGCCCCGCTGGCTGGACGCAGAGCTCCTGCAGAGTTTCTCCCAGCCTGGGGAGCTCCTGGAAGATGGCCCTCAACCTCCTCAAGCACCCCGTGGTGGCAGTTGCAACTGGGGAGCTTGCTTTGATGCCTCGAAGTGCAGAGATGGCGGCTTCAAGGTATTTGTGTACCCGGCAGCTGGACCCATCTCTGAGACTCGCCGCAGGATCCTGGCTTCCATTGAAGGCTCCCGCTACCACACGGTCAGCCCTGCCgaggcctgcctcctcctcctcctcagctcgGACACCCCGGCTGGACAGTGCGAGCCAGTGCCTGCACAATGGGATGAGGGCAGGAACCATCTGGTCCTCAATCTCCACCCAGCCCCTTGCCCCCGGACTGTCCAGCTGGGGCAGGCAATGGTGGCCAAGGCCAGCCCAACAGTGGATACCTTCCGGGCCGGCTTTGACGTGGCCCTCCCGCTTCTCCCTGAAGCCCACCCATTGCGAGGTGGGGCACCTGGCCAGCTGCAGCAGCACAGCCCCCGCCCCGGGGTGGCTCTGCTAGccctggcaggggagaggggccggtggcacacagcaggcaccaactcctctgcctgcccctgggATGGGCACTGTGAGCAGGACCATGGACCCAAGCA GACCCCCCCTGGGGCATTACTACCCAGTGCCACCTTCTGCCTCATCCCTGGCCGCAGTCCTGATGCCTGGCACTTCCTCCAAGCCCTACAG GCTGGCTGCATCCCTGTGCTTCTCAGCCCTCACTGGGAGCTGCCCTTCTCCGAGGTCATCGATTGGACCAAGGCAGCCATTGTAGCTGACGAGAGGCTCCCACTTCAG gTCCTGGCTGCCCTCCAGGAGATGCCCCTCACACGGGTCCTTGCCCTGCGTCAGCAGACCCAGTTTCTATGGGATGCCTACTTCTCCTCAGTGGAGAAGGTCATCCACACCACTCTGGAG ataattcAAGACCGGATCTTTGGAGCATCGGCTCGCCCCTCACTACTGTGGAACAGCCCTCCAGGGGcactcctggccctgcccactttTTCCACAAGCCCCGTGGACTTCCCCTTCTATCACCTGCAACAGG GCTCCCGCCCTGTGGGCAGGTTCAGTGCTCTGATCTGGGTGGAGGCTCCAGGCCAGCTCCCGCTGAAGCTCATCCAGGTGGTGGCAGGCTCCCAGCACTGTGCCCAG ATCTTGGTTCTCTGGAGCTGTGAGaagccacccccacccaggtggcCCAAGACAGCCGTGCCCCTGACAGTCATTGGTGGGCATAGGAAG GCCAGTGACCGCTTCTTCCCGTACAGTGCCGTCAGCACCGATGCCATCCTCAGCCTAGATGCCCACAGCAGTCTTTCCACAAGTGAG GTGGACTTCGCTTTTGTGGTGTGGCAGAGCTTCCCAGAGCGGATGGTCGGCTTTCTGACGTGGAGCCACTTCTGGGATGAGACCCGGGGTGGCTGGGGCTACACTGCAGAGAAGGCCAATGAATTCTCCATGGTTCTCACCTCAGCTGCCTTCTACCATAG ggctctgagGAACCTGGCAGATGAGACACCCACCTGTGCGGATGTCCTGATGAACTTCCTAGTAGCAGCAGTCACCAAGGTGCCCCCTATCAAGGTGCCCTACGGGTCGTGGCATCAGGAGGCCAGACCTCCACTG GCACCTGGGAGTCCGGGGCTCAGGCAGGAGCCGCAGCCCGCAGCCCAGGATTGCATCAACCAGATGGCGGCAGCGTTCGGCCACATGCCTCTGGTATCCTCTCACCTCCGTCTGGACCCAGTGCTCTACAAGGACCCGGTGTCCGTGCTGCGTAAGAAGTATCGCAGCCTGGAGAAGCCCTAG
- the EXTL1 gene encoding exostosin-like 1 isoform X3: MPLLLLLPVALAMGGHMQSWRRKSLWLALSASWLLILLGVFPLLRLAVPARPRARASQGWPRWLDAELLQSFSQPGELLEDGPQPPQAPRGGSCNWGACFDASKCRDGGFKVFVYPAAGPISETRRRILASIEGSRYHTVSPAEACLLLLLSSDTPAGQCEPVPAQWDEGRNHLVLNLHPAPCPRTVQLGQAMVAKASPTVDTFRAGFDVALPLLPEAHPLRGGAPGQLQQHSPRPGVALLALAGERGRWHTAGTNSSACPWDGHCEQDHGPKQTPPGALLPSATFCLIPGRSPDAWHFLQALQAGCIPVLLSPHWELPFSEVIDWTKAAIVADERLPLQVLAALQEMPLTRVLALRQQTQFLWDAYFSSVEKVIHTTLEIIQDRIFGASARPSLLWNSPPGALLALPTFSTSPVDFPFYHLQQGSRPVGRFSALIWVEAPGQLPLKLIQVVAGSQHCAQILVLWSCEKPPPPRWPKTAVPLTVIGGHRKVDFAFVVWQSFPERMVGFLTWSHFWDETRGGWGYTAEKANEFSMVLTSAAFYHRYYHTLFTHSLPRALRNLADETPTCADVLMNFLVAAVTKVPPIKVPYGSWHQEARPPLAPGSPGLRQEPQPAAQDCINQMAAAFGHMPLVSSHLRLDPVLYKDPVSVLRKKYRSLEKP; this comes from the exons ATGCCCCTGCTCCTCTTGCTTCCTGTAGCCCTGGCTATGGGTGGCCACATGCAGTCATGGAGAAGAAAGTCCCTCTGGCTGGCACTGTCGGCCTCCTGGCTGCTCATCCTGCTGGGAGTCTTCCCCCTTCTCCGCCTGGCAGTGCCTGCCAGACCCCGGGCAAGGGCTTCCCAAGGCTGGCCCCGCTGGCTGGACGCAGAGCTCCTGCAGAGTTTCTCCCAGCCTGGGGAGCTCCTGGAAGATGGCCCTCAACCTCCTCAAGCACCCCGTGGTGGCAGTTGCAACTGGGGAGCTTGCTTTGATGCCTCGAAGTGCAGAGATGGCGGCTTCAAGGTATTTGTGTACCCGGCAGCTGGACCCATCTCTGAGACTCGCCGCAGGATCCTGGCTTCCATTGAAGGCTCCCGCTACCACACGGTCAGCCCTGCCgaggcctgcctcctcctcctcctcagctcgGACACCCCGGCTGGACAGTGCGAGCCAGTGCCTGCACAATGGGATGAGGGCAGGAACCATCTGGTCCTCAATCTCCACCCAGCCCCTTGCCCCCGGACTGTCCAGCTGGGGCAGGCAATGGTGGCCAAGGCCAGCCCAACAGTGGATACCTTCCGGGCCGGCTTTGACGTGGCCCTCCCGCTTCTCCCTGAAGCCCACCCATTGCGAGGTGGGGCACCTGGCCAGCTGCAGCAGCACAGCCCCCGCCCCGGGGTGGCTCTGCTAGccctggcaggggagaggggccggtggcacacagcaggcaccaactcctctgcctgcccctgggATGGGCACTGTGAGCAGGACCATGGACCCAAGCA GACCCCCCCTGGGGCATTACTACCCAGTGCCACCTTCTGCCTCATCCCTGGCCGCAGTCCTGATGCCTGGCACTTCCTCCAAGCCCTACAG GCTGGCTGCATCCCTGTGCTTCTCAGCCCTCACTGGGAGCTGCCCTTCTCCGAGGTCATCGATTGGACCAAGGCAGCCATTGTAGCTGACGAGAGGCTCCCACTTCAG gTCCTGGCTGCCCTCCAGGAGATGCCCCTCACACGGGTCCTTGCCCTGCGTCAGCAGACCCAGTTTCTATGGGATGCCTACTTCTCCTCAGTGGAGAAGGTCATCCACACCACTCTGGAG ataattcAAGACCGGATCTTTGGAGCATCGGCTCGCCCCTCACTACTGTGGAACAGCCCTCCAGGGGcactcctggccctgcccactttTTCCACAAGCCCCGTGGACTTCCCCTTCTATCACCTGCAACAGG GCTCCCGCCCTGTGGGCAGGTTCAGTGCTCTGATCTGGGTGGAGGCTCCAGGCCAGCTCCCGCTGAAGCTCATCCAGGTGGTGGCAGGCTCCCAGCACTGTGCCCAG ATCTTGGTTCTCTGGAGCTGTGAGaagccacccccacccaggtggcCCAAGACAGCCGTGCCCCTGACAGTCATTGGTGGGCATAGGAAG GTGGACTTCGCTTTTGTGGTGTGGCAGAGCTTCCCAGAGCGGATGGTCGGCTTTCTGACGTGGAGCCACTTCTGGGATGAGACCCGGGGTGGCTGGGGCTACACTGCAGAGAAGGCCAATGAATTCTCCATGGTTCTCACCTCAGCTGCCTTCTACCATAG GTATTACCACACCCTCTTCACCcactccctgcccagggctctgagGAACCTGGCAGATGAGACACCCACCTGTGCGGATGTCCTGATGAACTTCCTAGTAGCAGCAGTCACCAAGGTGCCCCCTATCAAGGTGCCCTACGGGTCGTGGCATCAGGAGGCCAGACCTCCACTG GCACCTGGGAGTCCGGGGCTCAGGCAGGAGCCGCAGCCCGCAGCCCAGGATTGCATCAACCAGATGGCGGCAGCGTTCGGCCACATGCCTCTGGTATCCTCTCACCTCCGTCTGGACCCAGTGCTCTACAAGGACCCGGTGTCCGTGCTGCGTAAGAAGTATCGCAGCCTGGAGAAGCCCTAG